In a genomic window of Microbacterium amylolyticum:
- a CDS encoding CGNR zinc finger domain-containing protein has protein sequence MASSIAARAHEAFRLDNDRLAFRLTATLSDRGSDAPQERLTDPARLELWLGACELAPERDATDADLSRAIQLREAIYRAGFLATRGERDSTAERQLNRSAAWGHPVPNLQHGRRTWLLTGTDSIADSLAVIARDAIDVIGGAQEGRIKVCSNALCLGLFADTSRGANRRWCSMNTCGNRAKKARIRGKRQTLPRKEEDVTV, from the coding sequence ATGGCATCCTCGATTGCCGCGCGCGCACATGAGGCGTTCCGTCTGGACAACGATCGGCTCGCTTTTCGGCTCACGGCGACCCTGAGCGACCGCGGAAGCGACGCCCCACAGGAGCGGCTAACCGATCCTGCGCGCCTCGAGCTGTGGCTGGGAGCATGCGAACTCGCACCGGAACGCGACGCGACAGACGCCGATCTCTCGCGTGCGATCCAACTGCGCGAGGCGATTTACCGTGCGGGATTCTTGGCAACGCGGGGCGAACGTGACTCCACGGCCGAGCGCCAGCTCAACCGATCCGCGGCCTGGGGGCACCCGGTTCCCAACCTCCAGCACGGGCGACGCACGTGGCTGCTCACCGGCACCGACTCCATCGCTGATTCCCTCGCGGTGATCGCGCGAGACGCCATCGATGTCATCGGGGGCGCGCAAGAAGGGCGCATCAAGGTGTGTTCCAACGCTCTCTGTCTCGGGCTCTTCGCCGACACCAGCCGCGGAGCTAACCGCCGGTGGTGCTCAATGAACACCTGCGGCAATCGCGCGAAAAAAGCCCGTATCCGTGGCAAACGGCAGACGCTACCGCGGAAGGAAGAAGACGTCACCGTCTGA
- the rbfA gene encoding 30S ribosome-binding factor RbfA: MAGFERQARVADRIRVILSERLQKGLRDPRLGFVTITDVRVTGDLQMASVFYTVYGTDEERAGTAAALKAATGLLRSEVGKGLNTRLTPTLEFIADALPDEASNLAALLNEARQRDEQVRGLAENAQFAGDEDPYHHDDDPEDAEPEAAADVRADDERA, from the coding sequence ATGGCCGGATTCGAACGTCAGGCACGCGTCGCAGACCGCATCCGCGTGATTTTGTCGGAGCGCCTGCAGAAGGGTCTTCGGGATCCACGGTTGGGCTTCGTCACGATCACCGATGTGCGTGTCACGGGCGACCTGCAGATGGCCTCTGTTTTTTACACGGTGTATGGCACCGATGAGGAGCGGGCGGGCACCGCTGCTGCTCTGAAGGCGGCGACGGGACTGCTGCGGAGCGAGGTCGGTAAGGGGCTCAACACGCGCCTCACGCCCACTCTCGAGTTCATCGCCGACGCGCTGCCTGACGAGGCCTCGAACCTCGCGGCGCTTCTCAACGAAGCACGTCAGCGCGACGAACAGGTTCGCGGCCTTGCCGAGAACGCACAGTTCGCCGGCGACGAAGACCCGTACCACCACGACGACGACCCCGAGGACGCCGAGCCCGAAGCGGCCGCGGACGTTCGCGCGGACGACGAGCGCGCATAG
- a CDS encoding YlxR family protein, whose amino-acid sequence MDAVRTCVGCRVRAPRSTLLRVVAIESQLVIDELASMPGRGAWVHPARVCLTQALQRRGFVRALRVPGQLDTQTLEERLNSYGNQVNGSK is encoded by the coding sequence ATGGATGCCGTACGAACGTGCGTCGGTTGCCGTGTGCGCGCTCCTCGATCCACTCTTTTGCGGGTCGTTGCCATTGAATCCCAGCTTGTTATCGACGAGCTCGCTTCGATGCCGGGGAGAGGCGCGTGGGTGCATCCGGCGCGTGTGTGTCTCACGCAGGCGCTTCAACGACGCGGGTTCGTACGGGCACTCCGTGTGCCAGGTCAGCTCGATACGCAGACACTCGAGGAACGGCTGAATAGCTATGGAAATCAAGTGAACGGCTCGAAATGA
- the infB gene encoding translation initiation factor IF-2, producing MAKPRVHEIAAELGVDSKTALAKLKELGEFVKSPSSTVEPPVARKLRAAFADQAGESTSAPKPAQGARPTPARPGARNAPKPGPAKPAAPAAPAAEAPAPATREASPKAPSKAPSKAPSKAPQPGATPPKAPSKAPQPGSSAPKPGGPAPRSSAPKPGGTAPGSGAPKPGAARPGNNPFSSSQGMGQRPAGGPRPGNNPFASAQGMGQRPSPGNIPRPPKPQAPRPGAPKTGRPGGGAGGGGRGRPGGAGRPGGAPFQQRPGGAGGPGGGGGGFAGRPGGGFAGRPGPGGRRGGTAGAFGKGGGKSKQRKSRRAKRQEFEMRQAPIVGGVKVPRGNGTIIRMRRGASIADFAEKIELLHGVPVPPGNLVTVLFHLGEMATATESLDDSTFEVLGSEIGYKVEIVSPEDEDKELLESFGLNLEQEELDEDDENLEIRPPVVTVMGHVDHGKTRVLDAIRKTNVIDGEAGGITQHIGAYQIWTEHEGNERAITFIDTPGHEAFTAMRARGADVTDIAILVVAADDGIMPQTVEALNHAQAAGVPVVVAVNKVDKPDANPAKVRSQLTEYGVVAEEYGGDVMFVDVSALRGDGIDNLLEAVLLTADAGLDLVANPNKEARGVAIEAKLDKGRGSVATVLVQGGTLRVGDPIVAGTAYGRVRAMIDENGDRVEEAAPSRPVQVQGLNSVPRAGDLFLVTEDDRMARQIAEKREAVERNAQLAKARKRMSLEDFTKALEEGKVESLNLIIKGDVSGAVEALEESLLKIEVDDSVQLRIIHRGVGAITESDINLATIDNAIVIGFNVRPDTKAREAAQREGVDTRFYNVIYNAIDDVESSLKGMLKPEFEEAQAGLAEIREVFRSSKVGNIAGVIVRSGTITRNAKARIIRDGVVVADGLAIDSLRRFKDDVTEVRTDFEAGIGLGKFNDIQIGDEIETIEMVEKPRD from the coding sequence GTGGCAAAACCACGCGTACATGAGATCGCGGCAGAACTTGGCGTCGACAGCAAGACGGCGCTCGCGAAGCTCAAGGAACTCGGCGAGTTCGTGAAGAGCCCGTCGTCAACGGTTGAACCGCCCGTCGCACGCAAGCTGCGGGCAGCGTTCGCCGATCAGGCGGGTGAGAGCACATCTGCTCCCAAGCCCGCTCAGGGCGCTCGCCCGACACCGGCTCGTCCCGGTGCACGCAATGCCCCGAAGCCCGGCCCCGCCAAGCCGGCGGCTCCCGCGGCTCCCGCGGCAGAAGCACCGGCCCCGGCGACCCGCGAGGCGTCACCGAAGGCACCGTCCAAGGCGCCCTCCAAGGCGCCCTCCAAGGCTCCTCAGCCAGGCGCGACTCCGCCGAAGGCACCGTCGAAGGCTCCTCAGCCCGGTTCGTCGGCTCCGAAGCCCGGCGGCCCCGCCCCGCGCTCCAGCGCGCCCAAGCCCGGTGGCACTGCCCCCGGTAGCGGCGCGCCGAAGCCCGGAGCTGCCCGCCCCGGCAACAACCCCTTCTCGTCGTCGCAGGGCATGGGGCAGCGCCCGGCCGGCGGCCCTCGTCCCGGCAACAACCCCTTCGCTTCGGCGCAGGGCATGGGACAGCGCCCGTCGCCCGGCAACATCCCCCGTCCCCCGAAGCCGCAGGCTCCGCGTCCCGGAGCTCCGAAGACCGGTCGTCCCGGTGGCGGCGCAGGCGGTGGCGGACGTGGACGTCCCGGAGGCGCTGGTCGTCCCGGTGGCGCACCGTTCCAGCAGCGTCCAGGCGGCGCAGGCGGTCCCGGCGGTGGCGGCGGCGGTTTCGCTGGTCGTCCCGGTGGCGGTTTCGCTGGTCGTCCCGGCCCCGGAGGTCGTCGTGGTGGCACCGCTGGCGCGTTCGGTAAGGGTGGCGGCAAGTCGAAGCAGCGGAAGTCGCGTCGCGCGAAGCGCCAGGAATTTGAAATGCGGCAGGCGCCCATTGTCGGCGGAGTCAAGGTTCCCCGCGGCAATGGCACCATCATCCGCATGCGTCGCGGCGCATCGATTGCCGACTTCGCCGAGAAGATCGAGCTGCTGCACGGCGTTCCGGTACCTCCCGGCAACCTCGTGACGGTGCTGTTCCACCTCGGTGAGATGGCGACAGCGACCGAGTCGCTGGACGACTCGACGTTCGAGGTGCTCGGTTCTGAGATCGGTTACAAGGTCGAGATCGTTTCGCCCGAGGACGAAGACAAGGAGCTCCTCGAGAGCTTCGGCCTCAACCTCGAGCAGGAGGAGCTCGACGAGGACGACGAGAACCTCGAGATTCGTCCTCCCGTTGTCACCGTCATGGGTCACGTCGACCACGGTAAGACCCGTGTTCTCGACGCCATCCGCAAGACCAACGTCATCGACGGCGAGGCGGGTGGCATCACCCAGCACATCGGTGCGTACCAGATCTGGACCGAGCACGAGGGCAACGAGCGTGCGATCACGTTCATCGACACCCCCGGTCACGAGGCCTTCACGGCCATGCGTGCCCGTGGTGCCGATGTCACCGACATCGCAATCCTTGTTGTCGCGGCCGACGATGGCATCATGCCGCAGACGGTCGAGGCGCTGAACCACGCTCAGGCAGCCGGCGTTCCGGTTGTTGTTGCGGTCAACAAGGTGGACAAGCCCGACGCCAACCCGGCCAAGGTGCGCTCGCAGCTCACCGAGTACGGTGTGGTCGCTGAGGAGTACGGCGGAGACGTCATGTTCGTCGATGTCTCCGCGCTCCGGGGCGATGGTATCGACAACCTTCTCGAGGCAGTTCTGCTCACGGCAGACGCCGGTCTCGACCTGGTGGCTAACCCCAACAAGGAAGCCCGCGGTGTCGCGATCGAGGCCAAGCTCGACAAGGGCCGTGGTTCGGTTGCCACGGTGCTCGTCCAGGGCGGAACCCTGCGCGTCGGTGACCCGATCGTTGCCGGAACGGCCTATGGCCGCGTCCGCGCCATGATCGACGAGAACGGCGATCGTGTTGAAGAAGCGGCGCCCTCGCGTCCGGTTCAGGTGCAGGGTCTCAATTCGGTTCCCCGCGCCGGCGATCTCTTCCTCGTCACAGAGGATGACCGCATGGCACGCCAGATCGCTGAGAAGCGTGAGGCTGTTGAGCGCAACGCCCAGCTGGCCAAGGCTCGTAAGCGCATGTCGCTCGAGGACTTCACCAAGGCTCTCGAAGAGGGCAAGGTCGAGTCGCTCAACCTCATCATCAAGGGTGACGTTTCGGGTGCCGTTGAGGCCCTCGAGGAGTCGCTGCTGAAGATCGAGGTCGATGACAGCGTCCAGCTGCGCATCATCCACCGCGGTGTTGGTGCGATCACCGAGAGCGACATCAACCTCGCGACGATCGATAACGCGATCGTCATCGGCTTCAACGTCCGTCCGGACACGAAGGCCCGCGAGGCTGCTCAGCGCGAAGGCGTCGACACGCGGTTCTACAACGTCATCTACAACGCGATTGACGATGTGGAGTCTTCGCTCAAGGGCATGCTCAAGCCGGAGTTCGAGGAGGCCCAGGCGGGTCTCGCCGAGATCCGCGAGGTGTTCCGTTCGTCGAAGGTCGGCAACATCGCCGGTGTTATCGTGCGCAGTGGAACGATCACGCGCAACGCCAAGGCACGCATCATCCGCGATGGCGTCGTTGTCGCCGATGGCCTGGCCATCGACTCGCTGCGCCGCTTCAAGGATGACGTGACCGAGGTCAGGACTGACTTTGAGGCCGGTATCGGGCTCGGGAAGTTCAACGACATCCAGATCGGCGACGAGATCGAGACGATCGAAATGGTGGAGAAGCCGCGCGACTAA
- a CDS encoding A/G-specific adenine glycosylase, translating to MPAHSLADALVPWYRRSARDLPWRHENFSAWGTLVSEFMLQQTPVARVIPLLETWLKRWPTPTDLADAPAAEAVTHWANLGYPRRALWLHRAAVQIRDHHGGVVPRDVDDLLALTGIGDYTARAVAVFAYGDRHPVVDTNTRRVLARALNGTAHPGPAHRRDLEQMEAELPESAAEAALMNAAAMELGQVVCTARSPRCGECPVRDMCAWVAAGSPATPDTRKKQAAYEGSDRQARGRVLRALRDAAPEPVPHDAILIDWPDAGQRDRAFLSLLADGLIESDGDVFFLPR from the coding sequence ATGCCCGCGCACTCCCTCGCAGACGCCCTTGTGCCCTGGTATCGGCGGTCAGCCAGAGATCTCCCATGGCGGCACGAAAATTTCAGCGCGTGGGGCACGCTCGTCAGCGAATTCATGCTGCAGCAGACGCCCGTCGCGCGTGTCATCCCGCTCCTCGAGACGTGGTTGAAGCGCTGGCCGACCCCGACCGATCTCGCGGATGCGCCTGCCGCCGAGGCCGTCACGCACTGGGCAAATCTCGGATATCCGCGGAGGGCGCTCTGGCTACACCGGGCCGCGGTCCAAATCCGGGATCACCACGGCGGGGTCGTTCCGCGCGACGTCGATGATCTTCTGGCACTGACGGGGATCGGCGACTATACGGCGCGAGCGGTTGCCGTGTTTGCGTACGGAGATCGACATCCCGTTGTCGACACGAATACGCGCCGGGTTTTGGCTCGCGCGCTTAACGGTACCGCCCATCCCGGCCCCGCTCATCGGCGCGATCTGGAGCAGATGGAGGCGGAATTGCCTGAATCGGCCGCAGAGGCCGCTCTGATGAATGCCGCTGCGATGGAACTCGGCCAGGTCGTGTGCACGGCGCGATCACCACGCTGCGGCGAGTGCCCCGTGCGAGACATGTGCGCATGGGTGGCGGCAGGTTCTCCCGCCACCCCCGACACACGGAAGAAGCAGGCGGCTTATGAGGGAAGCGACCGACAGGCTCGTGGGCGGGTTCTGCGCGCGCTCCGCGATGCGGCTCCCGAGCCCGTTCCGCACGACGCGATCCTCATCGATTGGCCCGACGCTGGCCAACGCGACCGAGCGTTCCTGAGCCTCTTAGCGGACGGACTCATCGAATCAGACGGTGACGTCTTCTTCCTTCCGCGGTAG
- the nusA gene encoding transcription termination factor NusA — protein sequence MDIDLALLRSIEREREIPFDELVRIIEQAVIAAFEKHATQEGDLPEGARSELDRKTGHVAVLVPVRDEEGAIIGEEEQNPEGFGRIAAYAAKQVINQRLRDIADDAVLGEFRGKEGDIVAGIVQQGSNPRMIQVDLGTVEAILPPEEQVPGEDYAHGTRIRVYVTSVGKGAKGPSITVSRTHPGLVRRLFALEVPEIASGLVEITALAREAGHRTKMAVIARDASINAKGSCIGEMGRRVRAVQEELAGEKIDIVDHDDDLATFVAHALSPAKVTSSFVLDEKTRAVRALVPDYQLSLAIGKEGQNARLAAKLTGAKIDIQPDSILEDD from the coding sequence GTGGATATCGATCTGGCACTGCTGCGTTCGATCGAACGCGAGAGAGAGATTCCGTTCGACGAACTGGTGAGGATCATCGAACAGGCGGTTATCGCCGCGTTTGAGAAGCACGCCACGCAGGAGGGCGATCTTCCCGAGGGTGCGCGTTCCGAGCTCGACCGAAAGACCGGTCACGTTGCCGTTCTCGTTCCGGTGCGGGACGAAGAAGGCGCCATCATCGGCGAAGAAGAGCAGAATCCCGAGGGATTCGGCCGTATCGCCGCATACGCCGCGAAGCAGGTCATCAACCAGCGCCTCCGCGATATCGCCGATGACGCCGTTCTTGGTGAGTTCCGCGGCAAGGAGGGCGACATCGTCGCCGGAATCGTGCAGCAGGGGTCGAACCCGCGCATGATCCAGGTGGACCTCGGAACAGTCGAGGCCATCCTGCCTCCGGAGGAGCAGGTTCCCGGAGAGGACTACGCACACGGCACGCGCATCCGCGTGTACGTCACGAGCGTTGGTAAGGGAGCGAAGGGGCCGTCGATCACGGTCTCGCGCACGCACCCCGGCCTCGTTCGCCGACTGTTCGCGCTCGAGGTTCCCGAGATCGCGTCGGGCCTGGTGGAAATCACCGCTCTCGCACGCGAGGCCGGTCACCGCACGAAGATGGCGGTGATCGCCCGTGACGCGTCGATCAATGCCAAGGGATCGTGCATCGGCGAGATGGGCCGGCGTGTTCGCGCCGTCCAGGAAGAACTCGCGGGCGAGAAGATCGATATCGTCGACCACGACGATGATCTTGCCACCTTTGTCGCCCACGCACTGAGTCCCGCAAAGGTCACGTCGAGCTTCGTTCTCGACGAGAAGACGCGCGCAGTGCGCGCACTCGTGCCGGATTATCAGCTCTCTCTCGCCATCGGTAAGGAGGGCCAGAACGCCCGCCTCGCCGCCAAGCTCACGGGCGCAAAAATCGACATCCAGCCGGACAGCATCCTCGAGGACGACTGA
- a CDS encoding ExeM/NucH family extracellular endonuclease, translated as MSSKTRHALRRGAALIAGGALAAGSFIAFPAAASAAPDGSTLVISEVYGGGGNSGAPLTHDFVELFNPTDEVIDLGPLAIEYRSASGGSGGTVDLVGQVDAGVHFLIQLAAGNNSDLPGLPTPDQDGGNVNLAGANGRVFLFDKTSSFDSAIAGDRAGADGLVDMIGYGSAASFEGAAAPALSNATSASRDAQGTDTDDNAADFVRDAPTPTNSRGESDGTDPGDDDEEEPTDPVEPVEPQDMTIAEAGQAAVGTRVRVQGVVTADWSDGGFNGFVVQDPAGDPTDGVSDAIFVYQPNGFVPSVGDSVRFDADRAEFAGSPQLAQVGWIDVLDTSLGDVTPITDASILLSEEGREAHSAELVHFDDEFTVSDNYQLNVYGSFAVTLGDDVIYQPTAKVDPHDVEAIDEITREQLSRTIVVDDARSMNFNAQANRGNAFTYLTPENPVRVGSSVSFTAPGVLDYRFNQWAIQPTTPIAFGDDGSGFVDVVNDRSSVAEPGTIAGDISIANFNVLNYFPTTGEEFVAAGLGTCTWYADRDGNRITNNRCNPDGPRGAANEENLARQQVKTVAAINALDASIVSLQEMENSAAYGKDRDFATEHLVEALNEAAGFDKWDVVESASELPVNEDVIRNAYIYQPAIVETVGESYVLTGDDAFHNAREPLAQAFQPVGGDEEQAFLVLNNHFKSKGSGFDDGTGQGNANPDRVAQAEGLIDFTAEIQDLTGIDAVFLTGDFNAYAMEDPLMVLEGAGYTNLNYALNGGEPTYLFGGFSGSLDHIFANAQALDMVEDVDVWEINGQEQIGFEYSRYNGNATLLYNDDVFRTSDHNPIRVGLSTSSDTAPSIPAWDAAAIYHAGDRVSFEGEIYQAQWWTTERPGVSPWGSWMQVGETLTCAVGDVAAWTASQVYTGGERVAFDGQTFTAKWWTRNQQPGQQWGPWDPSGSC; from the coding sequence ATGTCATCGAAGACACGCCACGCGCTCCGTAGGGGCGCAGCACTCATCGCGGGCGGCGCGCTCGCCGCCGGGAGCTTCATCGCTTTTCCCGCGGCAGCCAGTGCCGCACCGGACGGCAGCACCCTCGTCATCAGCGAGGTGTACGGCGGAGGCGGCAATAGCGGCGCCCCGCTCACACACGACTTTGTCGAGCTTTTCAACCCGACGGACGAGGTGATCGACCTCGGTCCGCTGGCGATTGAGTATCGCTCCGCGTCCGGTGGATCCGGCGGCACCGTCGACCTGGTCGGTCAGGTCGACGCGGGGGTTCATTTCCTCATTCAGCTCGCAGCGGGAAACAACTCCGACCTGCCGGGCCTGCCGACGCCCGACCAGGACGGCGGCAACGTGAATCTCGCCGGCGCGAACGGGCGCGTTTTCCTCTTCGACAAGACGAGCTCGTTTGATAGCGCCATCGCGGGGGACCGCGCGGGGGCTGATGGCCTCGTCGACATGATCGGATACGGCTCGGCTGCGAGCTTCGAGGGAGCGGCGGCGCCGGCCCTGTCGAACGCGACCAGTGCCTCGCGCGACGCGCAGGGCACCGACACCGATGACAACGCGGCAGACTTCGTGCGCGACGCCCCCACACCGACGAACTCCCGCGGAGAGTCCGACGGCACGGATCCGGGTGATGATGACGAAGAAGAGCCGACAGACCCCGTCGAGCCTGTCGAGCCGCAGGACATGACAATCGCTGAGGCAGGCCAGGCAGCGGTCGGCACGCGGGTCCGCGTGCAGGGCGTTGTCACGGCCGACTGGAGCGACGGCGGCTTCAACGGCTTCGTCGTTCAAGACCCGGCGGGCGACCCAACGGATGGCGTCTCGGACGCAATCTTTGTCTACCAGCCCAACGGCTTCGTCCCGTCGGTCGGCGACAGCGTGCGTTTCGACGCCGATCGCGCGGAGTTCGCCGGAAGCCCGCAGCTTGCGCAGGTGGGGTGGATCGATGTTCTCGACACCTCGCTCGGCGACGTTACCCCGATCACCGACGCGAGCATTCTTCTGTCGGAGGAAGGCCGAGAGGCGCACAGCGCGGAACTCGTCCACTTCGACGACGAGTTCACCGTGTCCGACAACTATCAGCTCAACGTCTACGGTTCCTTCGCGGTGACGCTCGGTGATGACGTTATCTATCAGCCCACCGCCAAGGTGGACCCGCACGATGTTGAGGCAATCGACGAGATCACACGGGAGCAACTCTCACGCACCATCGTCGTCGATGATGCGCGCAGCATGAACTTCAATGCGCAGGCGAACCGTGGAAATGCCTTCACCTATCTGACGCCCGAGAACCCGGTGCGTGTGGGATCGTCCGTATCGTTCACCGCTCCCGGAGTGCTCGACTACCGCTTTAACCAGTGGGCGATTCAGCCAACGACGCCCATCGCGTTCGGCGATGACGGTTCGGGCTTCGTCGATGTGGTCAACGATCGTTCGAGTGTCGCTGAACCCGGAACGATCGCTGGCGACATCTCGATTGCCAACTTCAACGTCCTCAACTACTTCCCGACAACGGGTGAGGAGTTTGTCGCCGCGGGCCTCGGCACGTGCACGTGGTACGCCGATCGCGACGGCAATCGGATCACGAACAACCGGTGCAACCCTGACGGGCCGCGCGGCGCTGCGAACGAAGAGAACCTCGCGCGTCAGCAGGTGAAAACGGTTGCGGCGATCAACGCGCTTGACGCATCGATCGTTTCGCTCCAGGAGATGGAGAACTCTGCCGCCTACGGCAAGGATCGCGACTTCGCGACGGAGCACCTCGTCGAGGCCCTGAACGAAGCTGCCGGCTTCGACAAGTGGGACGTCGTTGAAAGCGCGTCCGAGCTGCCCGTTAACGAAGACGTTATTCGCAACGCGTACATCTACCAGCCGGCGATCGTCGAGACGGTCGGGGAGTCGTATGTGCTCACGGGAGACGACGCCTTCCACAACGCCCGCGAACCCCTCGCACAGGCATTCCAGCCGGTTGGTGGCGATGAGGAGCAAGCGTTTCTCGTCCTGAATAACCACTTCAAATCAAAGGGATCAGGTTTCGACGACGGAACGGGGCAGGGCAACGCCAATCCCGACCGCGTTGCGCAGGCCGAGGGGCTGATCGACTTCACTGCTGAGATCCAGGACCTCACGGGGATCGATGCCGTCTTCCTCACCGGTGATTTCAACGCCTACGCGATGGAAGACCCGCTGATGGTGCTGGAGGGCGCCGGGTACACCAACCTCAACTACGCCCTCAACGGCGGCGAGCCGACATACCTCTTCGGCGGATTCTCGGGATCACTCGACCACATCTTTGCGAACGCTCAGGCTCTCGACATGGTGGAAGACGTTGACGTGTGGGAGATCAACGGCCAGGAGCAGATCGGCTTCGAGTACAGCCGGTACAACGGCAACGCGACGCTGTTGTACAACGACGATGTCTTCCGCACAAGCGATCACAACCCCATTCGGGTCGGGCTTTCGACCTCGTCGGACACCGCACCCAGCATTCCCGCATGGGACGCGGCGGCGATCTATCACGCCGGAGATCGTGTGTCCTTTGAGGGAGAGATCTACCAGGCACAGTGGTGGACGACAGAGCGTCCCGGCGTTTCTCCCTGGGGCTCCTGGATGCAGGTGGGCGAAACTCTGACCTGCGCGGTCGGGGATGTGGCGGCCTGGACGGCGTCCCAGGTGTACACGGGCGGCGAGCGAGTTGCGTTCGACGGCCAGACCTTTACGGCGAAGTGGTGGACCCGCAATCAGCAGCCAGGACAGCAGTGGGGTCCGTGGGACCCCAGCGGTTCCTGCTGA
- a CDS encoding ABC transporter permease produces the protein MTVPVAIPVRARAGTYQRASRFTGTLRLLSFAIRRDRVRIAVWIGSLALTWLAFAAAFTELGGGDELDARALVMHSPAMVMMTGPGYGLDNYTVGAAIAMESPLWIVGALSVMSILQIVRHTRAEEESGRAELLRAAPLGRYAQPAAALLLVLLMHLAITIVSVTILVGAAEVDLASTVALITGLALIGCVFAGVALIAAQLAEHARTATGVSLAVFGAAAALRAIGDARESPALGSDATSWISWLSPIAWAQQTRAYVDLRWWPLGLIAAAAILTIAVAAVLIARRDFGAGLIPSRPGRVRATPALVGPTSLAWRTQRMGLMWTTLALGLLWLGSGTIMGALEEMMGMLEEFPLYAAMLNTDDLAASFFTMLFLLVALGAASWAVASLHRLGAEEHSGRTEMALAGGVSRAAWLGGQIIVTTIGAAVIMITGQALLWAGAVLADAPGIPSVALFAEFAAWHLPALAIIIAFAAALHAWRPSLLPVAWIIIGWAAIVMMFADLLGLPDAARAASPFWWVPATLMGEGAAGGSVDATTAGAALSGGAGVLIVIALVTYRRRDIPA, from the coding sequence GTGACTGTTCCTGTCGCCATCCCCGTACGCGCGCGGGCCGGAACCTACCAGCGGGCAAGCCGCTTCACCGGAACGCTCCGCCTGTTGAGCTTCGCGATCCGTCGCGATCGCGTACGCATCGCCGTCTGGATCGGCAGCCTCGCTCTGACGTGGCTCGCCTTCGCGGCAGCGTTCACGGAGCTCGGAGGAGGGGACGAACTCGACGCTCGCGCTCTCGTGATGCACTCCCCCGCCATGGTCATGATGACCGGTCCTGGCTACGGTCTGGACAACTACACCGTTGGCGCCGCCATCGCCATGGAGTCTCCCCTGTGGATCGTCGGCGCGCTCTCCGTCATGTCAATTCTGCAAATTGTGCGGCACACGCGCGCCGAGGAAGAGTCCGGGCGCGCGGAACTTCTCCGCGCCGCGCCCCTGGGCCGTTACGCGCAACCCGCCGCCGCGCTGCTTCTCGTGCTGCTGATGCACCTCGCCATCACCATCGTCTCGGTCACGATCCTGGTGGGGGCCGCCGAGGTCGACCTCGCCAGCACCGTCGCCCTGATCACAGGGCTCGCGCTCATCGGGTGCGTGTTCGCCGGCGTTGCGCTGATCGCCGCACAACTGGCAGAACACGCACGAACAGCGACCGGCGTCTCGCTTGCCGTCTTCGGCGCTGCGGCGGCCCTCCGCGCGATCGGAGACGCCCGCGAAAGTCCCGCTCTCGGCAGCGATGCGACCTCCTGGATCTCCTGGTTGTCACCGATCGCGTGGGCGCAGCAAACACGCGCCTACGTGGACCTGCGCTGGTGGCCCCTCGGTCTCATCGCCGCCGCCGCCATCCTCACGATCGCGGTGGCTGCCGTTCTCATTGCCCGGCGAGACTTCGGCGCCGGGCTGATCCCCTCACGCCCGGGACGCGTGCGCGCCACTCCTGCGCTTGTCGGTCCGACGTCACTCGCCTGGCGTACACAGCGCATGGGGTTGATGTGGACGACGCTCGCTCTCGGGCTCCTGTGGCTCGGATCCGGCACCATCATGGGCGCACTCGAAGAGATGATGGGCATGCTCGAGGAGTTCCCCCTGTACGCCGCGATGCTCAACACAGACGACCTCGCCGCGAGCTTCTTCACGATGCTGTTCCTCCTCGTCGCCCTCGGAGCCGCGTCGTGGGCTGTCGCATCGCTCCACCGGCTCGGAGCCGAAGAACACTCGGGGCGCACTGAAATGGCGCTGGCCGGAGGCGTCTCACGAGCAGCCTGGCTGGGCGGCCAGATCATCGTGACGACGATCGGTGCCGCTGTCATCATGATCACCGGCCAGGCGTTGCTCTGGGCAGGGGCTGTGCTCGCTGACGCACCGGGAATCCCCTCGGTGGCACTCTTCGCCGAGTTTGCCGCCTGGCACCTGCCGGCACTCGCCATCATCATCGCCTTCGCCGCGGCGCTTCACGCCTGGCGCCCATCGCTTCTTCCCGTCGCGTGGATCATCATCGGCTGGGCGGCAATTGTGATGATGTTCGCCGACCTACTCGGCTTGCCCGACGCGGCGCGAGCAGCATCACCGTTCTGGTGGGTCCCCGCAACGCTGATGGGCGAGGGAGCAGCCGGCGGCAGCGTTGACGCCACAACGGCCGGCGCCGCCCTCTCAGGCGGCGCCGGGGTGTTGATCGTTATCGCACTTGTGACCTACCGCCGGCGGGACATCCCGGCGTAA